From Ramlibacter tataouinensis, the proteins below share one genomic window:
- the carB gene encoding carbamoyl-phosphate synthase large subunit produces MPKRTDIKSILIIGAGPIIIGQACEFDYSGVQACKALRQEGYKVILINSNPATIMTDPATADVTYIEPITWQTVEKIIAKEKPDAILPTMGGQTALNCALDLWHHGVLEKHGVELIGATPEAIDKAEDRQKFKEAMTKIGLGSARSGIAHSLEEAWAVQKTVGFPVVIRPSFTLGGTGGGIAYNPEEFETICKRGLEASPTSELLIEESLLGWKEFEMEVVRDKADNCIIVCSIENLDPMGVHTGDSITVAPAQTLTDKEYQIMRNASIVVLREIGVDTGGSNVQFSINPQDGRMIVIEMNPRVSRSSALASKATGFPIAKVAAKLAVGYTLDELRNEITGGATPASFEPSIDYVVTKIPRFAFEKFPQADSRLTTQMKSVGEVMAMGRTFQESFQKALRGLEVGVDGLNEKTQDREVLEKELGEPGPERIWYVGDAFAQGMSVDEVYELTKIDKWFLVQIEEIVQIELALEKMSLHDLDAAQLRMLKRKGFSDRRLARQLKTTDKVIRDRRRALGIRPVYKRVDTCAAEFATNTAYMYSTYEDECEAEPTDRKKIMVLGGGPNRIGQGIEFDYCCVHAALAMREDGYETIMVNCNPETVSTDYDTSDRLYFEPLTLEDVLEIVDKEKPLGVIVQYGGQTPLKLALGLEAEGVPIIGTSPDMIDAAEDRERFQKLLHELGLRQPPNATARTEQEALEKAAALGYPLVVRPSYVLGGRAMEIVHEQRDLERYMREAVKVSNDSPVLLDRFLNDAIECDVDCLSDGQRTFIGGVMEHIEQAGVHSGDSACSLPPYSLSKETVDELKRQTAAMARALNVVGLMNVQFAIQQQDGKDVIYVLEVNPRASRTVPYVSKATGIQLAKVAARCMVGQTLDQQGIKDEVTPPYFSVKEAVFPFVKFPGVDTILGPEMKSTGEVMGVGKTFGEAFVKSQLGAGTRLPRPADAAKKVFLTVKNSDKPRAVEVARQLAVQGFEIVATKGTAAAISAAGIACQAVNKVTEGRPHVVDMIKNNEICMVINTVEERRNAIADSRAIRTSALLARVTTFTTIAGAEAAVEGMKYMDALTVSSLQELHAQLA; encoded by the coding sequence ATGCCGAAACGTACCGACATCAAGTCCATCCTGATCATCGGGGCGGGGCCGATCATCATCGGCCAGGCTTGCGAGTTCGACTACTCCGGCGTGCAGGCCTGCAAGGCGCTGCGCCAGGAGGGTTACAAGGTCATCCTGATCAACAGCAACCCGGCGACGATCATGACCGACCCGGCGACGGCCGATGTGACCTACATCGAGCCGATCACCTGGCAGACGGTTGAAAAGATCATCGCCAAGGAAAAGCCCGACGCGATCCTGCCGACCATGGGCGGCCAGACGGCGCTGAACTGCGCGCTGGACCTGTGGCACCACGGGGTGCTGGAAAAGCACGGCGTGGAACTGATCGGGGCCACGCCCGAGGCGATCGACAAGGCCGAAGACCGCCAGAAGTTCAAGGAGGCGATGACCAAGATCGGCCTGGGCTCGGCGCGCTCGGGCATCGCGCATTCGCTGGAGGAGGCCTGGGCGGTGCAGAAGACCGTGGGCTTTCCCGTCGTGATCCGCCCCAGCTTCACGCTGGGCGGCACCGGCGGCGGCATCGCCTACAACCCGGAGGAGTTCGAGACCATCTGCAAGCGCGGCCTGGAGGCTTCGCCGACGAGCGAGCTGCTGATCGAGGAGTCGCTGCTGGGGTGGAAGGAATTCGAGATGGAAGTTGTCCGCGACAAGGCGGACAACTGCATCATCGTCTGCTCCATCGAAAACCTCGACCCGATGGGCGTGCACACCGGCGACTCCATCACCGTGGCACCGGCGCAGACCCTGACGGACAAGGAATACCAGATCATGCGCAACGCATCCATCGTGGTGCTGCGCGAGATCGGCGTCGATACCGGCGGCTCCAATGTGCAGTTCTCGATCAACCCTCAGGACGGGCGGATGATCGTGATCGAGATGAACCCGCGCGTGTCGCGGTCCTCGGCGCTGGCGTCCAAGGCCACCGGCTTCCCGATCGCCAAGGTCGCGGCCAAGCTGGCCGTGGGCTACACGCTGGACGAACTGCGCAACGAGATCACCGGCGGCGCCACGCCCGCCAGCTTCGAGCCCAGCATCGACTACGTGGTCACCAAGATTCCGCGCTTCGCCTTCGAGAAGTTTCCGCAGGCCGATTCGCGCCTGACCACGCAGATGAAATCGGTGGGCGAGGTGATGGCCATGGGCCGCACCTTCCAGGAGTCGTTCCAGAAGGCCCTGCGCGGCCTGGAAGTCGGCGTCGACGGCCTGAACGAGAAGACCCAGGACCGCGAAGTGCTCGAAAAGGAACTGGGCGAGCCCGGGCCGGAGCGCATCTGGTACGTGGGCGACGCCTTCGCCCAGGGCATGAGCGTGGACGAGGTCTACGAGCTGACCAAGATCGACAAGTGGTTCCTGGTGCAGATCGAGGAGATCGTGCAGATCGAGCTGGCGCTCGAAAAGATGAGCCTTCATGACCTCGACGCGGCGCAGCTGCGCATGCTCAAGCGCAAGGGCTTCTCCGACCGGCGCCTGGCCCGCCAGCTCAAGACCACCGACAAGGTCATCCGCGACCGCCGCCGCGCGCTGGGCATCCGCCCGGTGTACAAGCGCGTGGACACCTGCGCGGCCGAGTTCGCCACCAACACCGCCTACATGTACTCGACCTACGAGGACGAGTGCGAAGCCGAGCCGACCGATCGCAAGAAGATCATGGTGCTGGGCGGCGGTCCCAACCGCATCGGCCAGGGCATCGAGTTCGACTACTGCTGCGTCCATGCGGCCCTCGCCATGCGCGAGGACGGCTACGAGACCATCATGGTCAACTGCAACCCGGAGACCGTGTCCACCGACTACGACACCTCCGACCGCCTGTACTTCGAGCCGCTCACGCTCGAGGACGTGCTGGAGATCGTCGACAAGGAAAAGCCGCTGGGCGTGATCGTCCAGTACGGCGGCCAGACCCCGCTGAAGCTCGCGCTGGGCCTGGAAGCCGAGGGCGTGCCCATCATCGGCACCAGCCCCGACATGATCGACGCGGCCGAAGACCGCGAGCGCTTCCAGAAGCTGCTGCATGAGCTGGGCCTGCGCCAGCCGCCGAACGCCACCGCGCGCACCGAGCAGGAGGCCCTGGAAAAGGCGGCCGCGCTGGGTTACCCGCTGGTGGTGCGGCCGAGCTACGTGCTGGGCGGCCGGGCGATGGAAATCGTGCACGAGCAGCGCGACCTCGAGCGCTACATGCGCGAGGCGGTCAAGGTCTCGAACGACTCGCCGGTGCTGCTGGACCGCTTCCTCAACGACGCCATCGAGTGCGACGTCGACTGCCTCAGCGACGGCCAGCGCACCTTCATCGGCGGCGTGATGGAACACATCGAGCAGGCGGGCGTGCATTCGGGCGACTCGGCCTGTTCGCTGCCGCCGTATTCGCTGTCCAAGGAGACGGTGGATGAGCTCAAGCGCCAGACGGCAGCCATGGCCCGCGCCTTGAACGTGGTGGGCCTGATGAACGTGCAGTTCGCGATCCAGCAGCAGGACGGCAAGGACGTGATCTACGTGCTGGAAGTCAATCCGCGCGCCTCGCGCACCGTGCCTTACGTCAGCAAGGCCACCGGCATCCAGCTGGCCAAGGTCGCGGCCCGCTGCATGGTCGGGCAGACGCTGGACCAGCAGGGGATCAAGGACGAGGTGACCCCGCCGTACTTCAGCGTCAAGGAAGCGGTGTTCCCCTTCGTGAAGTTCCCGGGCGTGGACACCATCCTGGGGCCGGAGATGAAGTCCACCGGCGAGGTGATGGGCGTGGGCAAGACCTTCGGCGAGGCCTTCGTGAAGAGCCAGCTGGGCGCCGGCACCCGCCTGCCGCGTCCGGCCGATGCGGCCAAGAAGGTCTTCCTCACGGTAAAGAACAGCGACAAGCCGCGCGCGGTCGAGGTGGCGCGGCAGCTGGCCGTGCAGGGCTTCGAGATCGTCGCCACCAAGGGAACGGCCGCGGCCATCAGCGCCGCCGGCATCGCCTGCCAGGCCGTGAACAAGGTCACGGAAGGCCGCCCGCACGTGGTGGACATGATCAAGAACAACGAGATCTGCATGGTGATCAACACCGTGGAAGAGCGCCGCAACGCCATTGCCGACTCGCGGGCCATCCGCACTTCGGCCCTGCTGGCGCGCGTGACGACCTTCACCACCATCGCCGGCGCCGAGGCAGCGGTGGAAGGCATGAAGTACATGGACGCGCTGACGGTGTCTTCGCTGCAGGAGCTTCACGCCCAGCTTGCCTGA
- the glmM gene encoding phosphoglucosamine mutase has protein sequence MSRTYFGTDGIRGTVGQAPITPDFVLRLAHAVGRVLKRREQRPTVLIGKDTRISGYMLESALESGFNSAGVDVVLLGPLPTPGVAYLTRAQRASLGVVISASHNAYPDNGIKFFSAQGTKLPDEWEMAVEAALAEPPAWADSATLGKARRLDDAPGRYIEFCKSTFASDLSLRGLSIVVDAANGAAYHIAPKVFHELGAEVHGIGCSPDGLNINDKVGATHPAALVEAVKARGAQFGIALDGDADRLQLVDSSGRLFNGDELLYIMTIDRLAHGEQVPGVVGTLMTNMAVEVALKARGVEFVRAKVGDRYVLEELEQRGWLLGGEGSGHLLALDKHTTGDGLISALQVLKACARSGKLPAELLEGVTLFPQTLINVRMAGGEDWRQNRALAEETKRAEAELGDHGRVLIRASGTEPVLRVMVEARDAGQAQRTAERLADTVRAR, from the coding sequence ATGAGCAGAACCTATTTCGGCACGGACGGCATCCGCGGCACGGTCGGCCAGGCGCCGATCACGCCCGATTTCGTGCTGCGCCTGGCGCATGCGGTGGGCCGCGTGCTCAAGCGCCGCGAGCAGCGCCCCACGGTGCTGATCGGCAAGGACACCCGCATCTCCGGCTACATGCTGGAGAGCGCGCTGGAGTCCGGCTTCAACTCCGCCGGCGTGGACGTGGTGCTGCTCGGGCCCTTGCCCACGCCGGGCGTGGCCTACCTCACGCGGGCCCAGCGCGCCAGCCTGGGGGTGGTGATCAGCGCCAGCCACAACGCGTATCCGGACAACGGCATCAAGTTCTTCAGCGCCCAAGGCACCAAGCTGCCCGACGAATGGGAGATGGCCGTCGAAGCCGCGCTGGCCGAGCCGCCGGCCTGGGCCGATTCGGCGACGCTGGGCAAGGCCCGGCGCCTGGACGACGCCCCCGGCCGCTACATCGAGTTCTGCAAGAGCACCTTCGCCAGCGACCTGAGCCTGCGCGGCCTGTCCATCGTGGTCGATGCGGCCAACGGCGCGGCCTATCACATCGCACCCAAGGTCTTCCACGAACTCGGTGCCGAGGTGCACGGTATCGGCTGCTCGCCGGACGGCCTGAACATCAACGACAAGGTCGGCGCCACGCATCCCGCAGCGCTGGTCGAGGCGGTGAAGGCGCGCGGTGCCCAGTTCGGCATCGCGCTGGACGGCGACGCCGACCGGCTGCAGCTGGTGGATTCGAGCGGCCGGCTGTTCAACGGCGACGAGCTGCTCTACATCATGACCATCGACCGCTTGGCGCACGGCGAGCAGGTGCCGGGCGTGGTTGGGACGCTGATGACCAACATGGCGGTCGAAGTGGCGCTGAAGGCCCGGGGCGTGGAGTTCGTGCGGGCCAAGGTGGGCGACCGCTACGTGCTCGAGGAGCTGGAGCAGCGCGGCTGGCTGCTGGGTGGCGAAGGCTCGGGCCACCTGTTGGCGCTGGACAAGCACACCACCGGCGACGGCCTGATCAGCGCCTTGCAGGTGCTCAAGGCCTGCGCCCGCAGCGGCAAGTTGCCCGCCGAGCTGCTGGAGGGCGTGACGCTTTTTCCGCAGACGCTCATCAACGTGCGCATGGCCGGCGGCGAGGACTGGCGGCAGAACCGCGCACTGGCCGAAGAAACCAAGCGCGCGGAAGCCGAGCTCGGCGATCACGGCCGCGTCCTGATCCGCGCCAGCGGCACCGAGCCGGTGCTGCGGGTGATGGTGGAAGCGCGCGACGCCGGGCAGGCCCAGCGCACCGCGGAGCGCCTGGCCGATACCGTGCGCGCCCGCTGA
- the ftsH gene encoding ATP-dependent zinc metalloprotease FtsH yields MNNQWFSKIAVWLVIALVLFTVFKQFDTRGAAGASVVGYSDFLEQVRNKQIKNAVIQEGQAGSTEIVAITTDDRKVRTTATYLDKGLVGDLINNNVKFDVKPREEGSLLMTLLVSWGPMLLLIGVWIYFMRQMQGGGKGGAFSFGKSKARMLDENNNQVTFADVAGCDEAKEEVKEVVDFLKDPQKFQKLGGRIPRGLLLVGPPGTGKTLLAKGIAGEAKVPFFSISGSDFVEMFVGVGAARVRDMFENAKKNAPCIIFIDEIDAVGRQRGAGLGGGNDEREQTLNQMLVEMDGFETNLGVIVVAATNRPDILDAALLRPGRFDRQVYVTLPDIRGREQILNVHMRKVPIGQDVNPAVIARGTPGMSGADLANLCNEAALMAARRNARVVEMQDFEKAKDKIIMGPERKSMVMPEEERRNTAYHEAGHALIGKLLPKCDPVHKVTIIPRGRALGVTMSLPEKDRYSYDREYMLNQIAMLFGGRIAEEVFMNQMTTGASNDFERATHLARDMVMRYGMSDALGPMVYAENEGEVFLGRSVTKTTNISEQTMQKVDQEVRRIIDEQYHLARKLIEDNSDKMHAMAKALLEWETIDAEQLDDIMAGKDPRPPKDFTPRTPPSSGPGGSAVGADNPAPSAA; encoded by the coding sequence TTGAACAATCAGTGGTTTTCCAAGATTGCGGTGTGGCTGGTGATAGCACTCGTGCTGTTCACCGTCTTCAAGCAATTCGACACGCGCGGCGCCGCGGGCGCGTCGGTGGTCGGCTATTCCGACTTCCTCGAGCAGGTGCGCAACAAGCAGATCAAGAACGCCGTCATCCAGGAAGGGCAGGCCGGCAGCACCGAGATCGTGGCCATCACCACCGATGACCGCAAGGTGCGCACGACCGCGACCTACCTCGACAAGGGGCTGGTGGGCGACCTGATCAACAACAACGTCAAGTTCGACGTCAAGCCGCGCGAGGAAGGCTCGCTGCTGATGACCCTGCTGGTCAGCTGGGGCCCGATGCTGCTGCTGATCGGCGTGTGGATCTATTTCATGCGCCAGATGCAGGGCGGCGGCAAGGGCGGCGCCTTCAGCTTCGGCAAGAGCAAGGCGCGCATGCTCGACGAGAACAACAACCAGGTGACCTTCGCCGACGTTGCCGGCTGCGACGAAGCCAAGGAAGAAGTCAAGGAAGTCGTCGACTTCCTGAAGGACCCGCAGAAGTTCCAGAAGCTGGGCGGGCGCATTCCGCGCGGCCTGCTGCTGGTCGGCCCGCCAGGCACCGGCAAGACGCTGCTGGCCAAGGGCATCGCCGGCGAGGCCAAGGTGCCGTTCTTCTCGATCTCCGGCTCCGATTTCGTCGAGATGTTCGTCGGCGTGGGCGCGGCGCGCGTGCGCGACATGTTCGAGAACGCCAAGAAGAACGCCCCCTGCATCATCTTCATCGATGAAATTGACGCGGTCGGCCGCCAGCGCGGCGCCGGCCTGGGCGGCGGCAACGACGAGCGCGAGCAGACGCTCAACCAGATGCTGGTCGAGATGGACGGCTTCGAGACCAACCTGGGCGTGATCGTGGTGGCCGCCACCAACCGCCCGGACATCCTGGACGCCGCGCTGCTGCGCCCGGGCCGCTTCGACCGCCAGGTCTATGTGACGCTGCCCGACATCCGTGGTCGCGAGCAGATCCTGAACGTGCACATGCGCAAGGTGCCGATTGGCCAGGATGTCAATCCAGCCGTGATCGCCCGCGGCACGCCGGGCATGTCCGGCGCCGACCTGGCCAACCTGTGCAACGAGGCTGCCCTGATGGCCGCCCGCCGCAACGCGCGCGTGGTGGAGATGCAGGACTTCGAGAAGGCCAAGGACAAGATCATCATGGGCCCGGAGCGCAAGTCCATGGTCATGCCCGAGGAAGAGCGCCGAAACACCGCCTACCACGAGGCCGGCCACGCGCTCATCGGCAAGCTGCTGCCCAAGTGCGACCCGGTGCACAAGGTCACCATCATCCCGCGCGGCCGCGCGCTGGGCGTGACCATGAGCCTGCCCGAGAAGGACCGCTACAGCTACGACCGCGAGTACATGCTCAACCAGATCGCCATGCTGTTCGGCGGGCGCATCGCGGAAGAGGTGTTCATGAACCAGATGACCACCGGCGCTTCCAACGACTTCGAGCGCGCCACCCACCTGGCGCGCGACATGGTGATGCGCTACGGCATGTCCGACGCGCTCGGCCCGATGGTGTACGCGGAGAACGAGGGCGAGGTCTTCCTCGGCCGCTCGGTCACCAAGACCACCAACATCAGCGAGCAGACCATGCAGAAGGTCGACCAGGAAGTGCGCCGCATCATCGACGAGCAGTACCACCTGGCGCGCAAGCTGATCGAGGACAACAGCGACAAGATGCATGCCATGGCCAAGGCCCTGCTCGAGTGGGAAACCATCGACGCCGAGCAGCTCGACGACATCATGGCCGGCAAGGATCCGCGTCCGCCCAAGGACTTCACGCCGCGCACGCCGCCCTCGTCCGGGCCCGGCGGCAGCGCGGTGGGCGCCGACAATCCCGCGCCCAGCGCGGCCTGA
- the greA gene encoding transcription elongation factor GreA gives MATIPITRRGAEQLKTELHRLKTVDRPSVINAIAEARAQGDLSENAEYDAAKDRQGFIEGRIQEIEGKLAAAQIIDPTSVEAGGRVVFGATVELEEEDSGEQVKYQIVGEDEADLKQGLINISSPIARALIGKEEGDTAEVQAPGGIKRYEIVGVEYV, from the coding sequence ATGGCCACCATTCCAATCACCAGACGCGGGGCGGAGCAGCTCAAGACCGAGTTGCATCGCCTGAAGACCGTTGATCGGCCTTCGGTGATCAATGCGATCGCCGAGGCCCGCGCGCAGGGCGACCTGTCGGAAAACGCCGAGTACGACGCAGCCAAGGACCGCCAGGGCTTCATCGAGGGCCGGATCCAGGAAATCGAAGGCAAGCTGGCGGCGGCCCAGATCATCGACCCGACCTCGGTCGAGGCCGGCGGGCGCGTGGTGTTCGGCGCCACCGTCGAGCTCGAGGAGGAGGACAGCGGCGAACAGGTCAAGTACCAGATCGTCGGCGAGGACGAAGCCGACCTCAAGCAGGGACTCATCAACATCTCCAGCCCGATCGCGCGTGCGCTGATTGGCAAGGAGGAGGGCGACACGGCCGAGGTGCAGGCACCCGGCGGCATCAAGCGCTACGAGATCGTCGGCGTCGAGTACGTCTGA
- the folP gene encoding dihydropteroate synthase, with amino-acid sequence MHWQTSRFRIDLSRPRVMGIVNVTPDSFSDGGRFASTPSAAAHCEALLAQGADILDIGGESSRPGTPPVDLEEERRRVLPVLRHAVTLGVPVSVDTYKPEMMREALDLGADIVNDIFGLRRHGALEAVAAHPRCGVCIMHMHGEPQTMQRDPMQGDAVPQVRQFLQGISQALLERGVARERVAWDPGIGFGKTVEQNFALLARQQELLSAGYALLVGWSRKSSLGTVTGLPVDERLAPSVAAALLAVERGAHVVRVHEVKETVAALKVRVAMMAALGASLEHRE; translated from the coding sequence ATGCATTGGCAGACGTCACGCTTTCGCATCGACCTGTCCCGGCCCCGGGTGATGGGCATCGTGAACGTGACGCCGGATTCATTCTCCGACGGCGGCCGTTTTGCCAGCACGCCGTCGGCGGCGGCGCACTGCGAGGCGCTGCTCGCGCAAGGCGCGGACATCCTGGACATCGGTGGCGAATCCAGCCGGCCCGGCACGCCGCCGGTGGACCTGGAAGAGGAGCGCCGGCGGGTGTTGCCGGTGTTGCGCCACGCGGTGACGCTGGGCGTGCCGGTGTCGGTGGACACGTACAAGCCGGAGATGATGCGCGAGGCCCTGGACCTGGGCGCCGACATCGTCAACGACATCTTCGGGCTGCGGCGACACGGTGCGCTGGAAGCGGTGGCTGCTCATCCGCGATGCGGCGTCTGCATCATGCACATGCATGGGGAGCCGCAGACCATGCAACGCGATCCCATGCAGGGCGACGCGGTGCCGCAGGTGCGGCAGTTCCTGCAGGGCATCTCGCAGGCCCTGCTCGAACGCGGCGTGGCGCGCGAACGCGTGGCCTGGGACCCGGGCATCGGCTTCGGCAAGACGGTGGAGCAGAATTTCGCGCTGCTGGCCCGCCAGCAGGAACTGCTGTCGGCCGGGTACGCGCTGCTGGTGGGCTGGTCGCGCAAGTCCTCGCTGGGCACCGTCACCGGACTGCCGGTCGACGAACGCCTGGCACCCAGCGTGGCGGCGGCGCTGCTGGCGGTGGAGCGGGGCGCGCACGTGGTGCGCGTCCACGAAGTGAAGGAAACGGTGGCCGCGCTGAAGGTGCGGGTCGCCATGATGGCCGCGCTGGGCGCGAGCCTGGAGCACAGGGAATGA
- the carA gene encoding glutamine-hydrolyzing carbamoyl-phosphate synthase small subunit, with translation MLLSQQGTSPAAILALADGTVFIGNSIGAPGSTTGEVVFNTALTGYQEILTDPSYCRQIVTLTYPHIGNYGVNEEDIEAAKVHAAGLVIRDLPLVASNFRAGLSLSEYLRRQGTVAIANIDTRKLTRLLRTKGAQNGCIMSLAAGEQPTPALIDKAVAAAKSAPAMNGLDLAKVVSVAQSYPWSEGEWTLGSGYAEHPNGKHHVVAFDFGVKRNILRMLTERGCRVTVVPAQTSAADVKKLNPDGVFLSNGPGDPEPCDYAIASSRELIEAGYPTFGICLGHQIMALASGAKTFKMKFGHHGANHPVKDLDTGRVSITSQNHGFAVDEKTLPSNLRPTHVSLFDGTLQGLARTDKPAFCFQGHPEASPGPHDIGYLFDRFTGLMDQKKKK, from the coding sequence GTGCTTTTGTCTCAACAGGGAACTTCCCCTGCCGCCATCCTGGCACTCGCAGACGGCACGGTCTTTATCGGCAACTCGATCGGAGCCCCCGGCTCCACCACCGGCGAGGTCGTCTTCAACACGGCGCTCACCGGCTACCAGGAAATCCTCACCGACCCGAGCTACTGCCGGCAGATCGTGACGCTCACGTATCCGCACATCGGCAACTACGGCGTCAACGAAGAAGACATCGAAGCCGCCAAGGTCCACGCCGCTGGCCTCGTCATCCGCGACCTGCCCCTGGTCGCTTCGAATTTCCGCGCCGGCCTGTCGCTGTCGGAGTACCTGCGCCGCCAGGGCACCGTGGCCATCGCCAACATCGACACGCGCAAGCTCACGCGCCTGTTGCGCACCAAGGGCGCGCAAAACGGCTGCATCATGAGCCTGGCCGCGGGTGAACAACCCACGCCGGCGCTGATCGACAAGGCTGTGGCCGCGGCGAAGTCCGCGCCGGCCATGAACGGGCTGGACCTCGCCAAGGTGGTCTCGGTGGCGCAGTCGTACCCGTGGAGCGAAGGCGAATGGACCCTGGGTTCCGGCTACGCCGAGCACCCGAACGGCAAGCACCATGTGGTTGCCTTCGACTTCGGCGTCAAGCGCAACATCCTGCGCATGCTGACCGAGCGCGGCTGCCGCGTCACCGTGGTGCCCGCGCAAACCAGCGCCGCCGATGTGAAGAAGCTCAACCCTGACGGCGTCTTCCTGTCCAACGGCCCCGGCGACCCGGAGCCTTGCGACTACGCGATCGCCTCCTCGCGCGAGCTGATCGAGGCGGGTTATCCGACCTTCGGCATCTGCCTGGGCCACCAGATCATGGCGCTGGCCAGCGGGGCCAAGACCTTCAAGATGAAGTTCGGCCACCACGGCGCCAACCACCCGGTCAAGGACCTCGACACCGGCCGCGTCAGCATCACCAGCCAGAACCATGGCTTCGCGGTGGATGAAAAGACGCTGCCGTCCAACCTGCGCCCGACCCATGTGTCCCTGTTCGACGGCACATTGCAGGGCCTGGCGCGGACCGACAAACCTGCTTTCTGTTTCCAGGGCCACCCGGAAGCCTCGCCGGGTCCGCACGACATCGGTTACCTGTTCGACCGGTTCACCGGCCTGATGGACCAGAAAAAGAAGAAGTAA
- a CDS encoding DUF4149 domain-containing protein, with product MRARVPVLAAALWWGSLTAIGFMAVPLLFVHLPTPALAGQTAAKLFSAQTWVSLGCGVMMLLASRSPGEPARMDWGRGALVFVVAGLLCALLQEFAIAPRIMARENLRLWHGIGSGLFALQWLCALVTLCKLAPGSRPA from the coding sequence ATGAGGGCGCGCGTCCCGGTGCTGGCCGCCGCCCTCTGGTGGGGCAGCCTGACGGCGATCGGCTTCATGGCCGTGCCCCTGCTGTTCGTGCACCTGCCGACCCCGGCCCTGGCCGGCCAGACGGCCGCCAAGCTGTTCAGCGCGCAAACCTGGGTGTCGCTGGGCTGCGGCGTGATGATGCTGCTGGCTTCGCGCTCCCCGGGTGAGCCGGCGCGGATGGACTGGGGGCGAGGGGCGCTGGTCTTCGTCGTCGCCGGTTTGCTGTGTGCGCTGTTGCAGGAGTTCGCGATCGCACCGCGCATCATGGCGCGTGAGAACCTCAGGCTGTGGCACGGGATCGGCAGCGGCCTGTTTGCCCTGCAGTGGCTGTGCGCGCTGGTGACGCTGTGCAAGCTGGCGCCGGGAAGCCGGCCGGCCTGA
- a CDS encoding YhbY family RNA-binding protein — MPRIELSVAERKVHRAEAHHLDPVVMIGSDGLTPAVRKEIDAALKAHGLIKVRVLGDDREQREEMFLALADELRAAPIQHIGKLFVFWRPKPAKEKAVDEDRMPGPREFKVLKYSSRGGQRPEVKTLRVLGNQRLTPGGQVKRAKPKQKSTKKGR; from the coding sequence ATGCCCCGCATCGAACTCTCCGTGGCCGAACGCAAGGTCCACCGCGCCGAAGCGCACCACCTCGACCCCGTGGTCATGATCGGCAGCGACGGGCTGACGCCCGCCGTTCGCAAGGAGATCGACGCGGCCCTCAAGGCCCACGGGCTCATCAAGGTCCGCGTGTTGGGCGACGACCGAGAGCAGCGCGAAGAGATGTTCCTCGCGCTGGCCGATGAGCTCCGCGCCGCCCCCATCCAGCACATCGGCAAGCTGTTCGTGTTCTGGCGGCCGAAGCCGGCCAAGGAAAAGGCCGTCGACGAGGACCGCATGCCGGGGCCGCGCGAGTTCAAGGTCCTCAAGTACAGCAGCCGCGGCGGCCAGCGTCCGGAAGTCAAGACCCTGCGCGTCCTCGGCAACCAGCGCCTCACGCCCGGCGGCCAGGTCAAGCGCGCCAAGCCCAAGCAGAAGTCGACCAAGAAGGGGCGCTGA
- a CDS encoding RlmE family RNA methyltransferase, translating to MKIKTKSKKVNRAWLNDHLNDPYVKLATKEGYRARAAYKLKEIDETLSLIKPGHMVVDLGSAPGAWSQYLRRKLAPQGAAAGELNGSILAMDILPMEPIEGVRFLQGDFREPQVLDQLHEAMGGRMADVVVSDMAPNLSGIESSDAARISHLVELAVEFAQVHLKPEGALVVKLFHGSGYSQLVKLFKETFRTVKPLKPKASRDKSSETFLVGIGLKRHG from the coding sequence ATGAAGATCAAGACGAAGAGCAAGAAGGTGAATCGGGCATGGTTGAACGACCATCTGAACGATCCCTATGTGAAGCTGGCGACCAAAGAGGGCTACCGGGCGCGGGCGGCCTACAAGCTCAAGGAGATCGACGAAACCTTGAGCCTGATCAAGCCGGGCCACATGGTGGTGGACCTGGGCTCGGCGCCCGGCGCCTGGAGCCAGTACCTGCGGCGCAAGCTGGCCCCGCAAGGGGCGGCGGCCGGGGAGCTCAATGGCAGCATCCTGGCGATGGACATCCTGCCCATGGAGCCGATCGAGGGCGTGCGCTTCCTGCAAGGCGACTTCCGGGAACCGCAGGTGCTGGACCAACTGCACGAAGCCATGGGCGGCCGGATGGCCGACGTGGTGGTCTCGGACATGGCGCCCAACCTCTCGGGCATCGAGTCCTCCGACGCCGCCCGGATTTCCCATCTGGTGGAACTGGCCGTGGAATTTGCCCAGGTCCACCTTAAGCCGGAAGGGGCGCTGGTGGTCAAGCTGTTTCATGGCAGCGGCTATAGCCAGCTGGTCAAGCTGTTCAAGGAAACTTTCCGGACCGTCAAGCCTCTCAAGCCCAAAGCCTCGCGCGACAAGTCTTCCGAGACCTTCCTGGTGGGCATCGGCCTGAAACGGCACGGATGA